The following proteins come from a genomic window of Candidatus Hydrogenedentota bacterium:
- a CDS encoding ATP-binding protein: FLDWGEVFHDQVLATAILDRLLHHSTTLNIKGESYRLKEKRRAGLLGRPAAATPSPEQEGPVLAEIASVPAGRE, encoded by the coding sequence TTCCTGGATTGGGGTGAGGTCTTCCACGACCAGGTGCTGGCGACCGCCATCCTGGATCGCCTCCTGCATCACTCGACGACGCTCAACATCAAAGGGGAGAGCTACCGACTGAAGGAGAAACGGCGCGCCGGGCTCCTCGGGCGGCCGGCCGCGGCCACGCCCAGTCCAGAACAGGAGGGGCCGGTCCTAGCCGAAATTGCCAGCGTTCCGGCTGGCCGAGAGTGA